One Ferribacterium limneticum genomic window, GGCGAGGAGGACGGCATCGGCGCCGCCGGCAAGCTCGATCATTCGCAGATGCTGACCGACCCCGAAGAGGCTGCCGACTTCGTCGACAAGACCGGCGTCGACGCCCTGGCCATCGCCATCGGCACCAGCCACGGCGCCTACAAATTCACCCGGCCGCCGACCGGCGAAATCCTCGCCATCGACCGCATCAAGGCCATCCACGCCCGCATCCCGAACACCCATCTGGTCATGCACGGCTCAAGCAGCGTCCCGCAGGAATGGCTGGCGGTCATTCGCCAGTACGGCGGCGCGATGAAGGAAACCTACGGCGTGCCGGTCGAGGAAATCGTCGAAGGCATCCGCCACGGCGTGCGCAAGGTCAATATCGATACCGATATCCGCCTCGCCATGACCGGCGCCATGCGCAAGGCGATGGCCGAAAAGCCCGAGGAATTCGATCCACGTGCCTTCTTGAAAGCTGCTGTGGTGGCGGCGCGCGACATCTGCAAATTGCGTTTCGACGCCTTTGGCTGCGCCGGTCAGGCCAGCCGCATCAAACCCGTGTCACTGGACAAAATGGCTGTCGCCTACCGCTGACCAAACCGAGCATCACTCTGCTGTACCTTGCGTTTGCGGCCCCGAAGTCTGGGGCCGCCTTTTTTCGGAGGCACCATGAGCCAACCTGATTTCGTCATCGCCCCAAGCATCCTCTCCGCCAACTTCGCCAAGCTCGGCGAAGAAGTGAGCAACGTCATCGCCTCCGGCGCCGACTGGATTCACTTCGACGTGATGGACAACCACTACGTCCCCAACCTGACCATTGGCCCGCTGGTTTGCGCCGCCATCCGGCCGTGCACCGCAGCACCCATCGATGTCCACCTGATGGTCAAACCCGTCGACCGCATCATCCCCGACTTCGCCAAGGCCGGCGCCAACATCATCACCTTCCACCCGGAAGCCTCCGACCACGTCGACCGCAGCCTGTCGCTGATCCGCGATAGCGGCTGCCAGGGCGGCTTGGTCTTCAACCCGGCCACGCCGCTTGACCACATGGATTACGTCCTCGACAAGATCGACGTCATCCTGCTCATGAGTGTCAACCCCGGCTTCGGCGGCCAGAAATTCATCCCCGGCACGCTGGCCAAGGCCAGATTGGCGCGCGCCAAACTCGATGCTTATGAACAGGAAACCGGCCGGCGCATCCGCCTCGAAATCGACGGCGGCGTAAACACCGCCAACATCGCCGAAATCGCCCGCGCCGGCGTCGACGCCTTCGTCGCCGGTTCAGCCGTCTATGGGGCAGGAAAGGATAGCGACCCGCATCGCTACGAGTCGATCATCAGCGACCTGCGGATGGCCTTGCTGGGAGCGCGTCCGGCGTGATTGCTACGGTCAACCGGGAAAAATGGCCAATAAGCGAAAGATGTTTGAGGATATAACGTTGACACCGCACCCTTTGGATTGCTTGAGGTGTTTGTTGTCAGAGCGAATTTGCTTCAGCCCTTGTGTCAGGTTTGGCCAGGAATTCCGGGGAGGGCGCCTTGGCTTCCTGGTGTGCTTATTAAAGGTTTGTATCAGAAAGCCTTAATAAGCGATGGCTTGTTAAAGTTTTCCGCTACTTCGTGACGAGGATGCACTGTGGGGCCAGCGCCGCGAACTGGCCGTCGTCTGGCGTAGAGCTTATTTACGGTGCGACAGCCATTTGAGAATCATGGCAAATAGCGCATCGGGATCGACCGGTTTGGCGATGAAGTCATTCATGCCGGCTTCCATGCAGCGCTGTTTGTCCTCGAAGAAGGCATTGGCGGTCATGGCGGCGATCGGGGTGTCGGCGCCGTGCGCCAATTGCCTGATCCGGCGGGTCGCTTCGAGGCCGTCCATGCGCGGCATCTGCATGTCCATGAGGATCAGGTCGCACGGGGTTTCGCCGGCGCGCTGGACAGCTTCTTCGCCGTCAACGGCGACGATGATGTGCAGGCCGCTCTCTTCGAGCAGGGCGAGCATGACTTCGCGGTTGATCGGTTCGTCCTCGACGAGCAGGATGCGTCGACCGCTGTATTGCTCGCGCAGCACGGTTTCGGCCGTGCTGGCATCGATCTTTTCCGGCGAGTGGTCGGCGCCGGCTGTTTTGTTGAGGCGAGCGGTAAACCAGAAGGTGCTTCCAACGCTCGGGGTGCTGACCACGCCGGCGCTGCCACCCATCAGTTCAGCCAGCTTTTTGGTAATGGCCAGGCCCAGTCCGGTGCCGCCGTACTGCCGCGTGGTCGAGTTGTCGGCCTGTTCGAAATCGCTGAACAGTCGGGGAATGACATCGGCGGCAATGCCCGGGCCGGTATCTTCGACTTCGAAGCGGAGCAGGACCGTGCTGCCGGTTTCCTCTTCAGCCCGAACGCGCAGGGCGATGTGGCCGGCTTCGGTGAATTTGACGGCATTGGTGGCGTAATTGAGCAGGGCCTGCTGCAGCCGCGTGGGGTCGCCGCGCAGGTGGGAGGAGGGCGCCTGGACCTCCTGGATGATCTTGAGATGCTTGGCGTCTGCCCGCTCGTTGAGCATCGAGGCGACGTTGCCAAGCAGGGCGCCGAGATGGATGTCAGTTTCTTCCAGGGTCAGCTTGCCGGCTTCGATTTTGGATAGATCGAGAATCGCGTTGATGATCTCCAGCAGGTGTTTACCGGCATTCTCGATCTTGTCGACGGAGGTTTCTTGCTGCGGCAGCAAGCCGGATTTGCGCAGGATGTGGGTCATGCCGGTGATGGCATTGAGCGGTGTGCGAATTTCGTGGCTCATGTTGGCCAGGAAGGCGCTCTTCGCCACATTGGCGCTCTCGGCCGCTTCCTTGGCCGTACTCAGTTGCTCGGTCCGTTCGGTCACCAGTTTTTCCAGATGCTGGCGGTAGTTCTCGAGTTCGGTGACGTCCTTGACGGCGCCGTAGAGGTGATGCCTGCCGGGCGCCGCATCTTCGACCCGGGCGAAGTTGCGCAGATAGCGGATCGAGCCATCGCGATGAAGGATGCGCAGAACGGTGTCGCTCGATTGCCCCGGTTGCAGCCCGGTGACGGAGCGGTCAAATATCGGGAAATCTTCGGGCAGGACGAAGGGGCGCCAGCATCCCATGCGCCGCAGTTCATCCGTTGAATAGCCGAAGACCTGCTCGGCCTGGCCGCCCACCCATTCGATTCTGAACAGCCCGTCGTCGCTGCGCTGGCACGAATAGATCAGGTCGCTGGTCAGGGATGAAATGTGTCGGAAGCGGTTTTCGCTTTCCTGGAGCGCAAGCTGGGTCTGCCGGCGTTCGGTCACGTCGGTACAAAATCCCATGACCCGGTTTTCGGGCAGGGTGATGGTCCGCAAGGTGGCGTCGAACAGGCTGCCATCCTTGCGCCGCAAGGTGATGTCCGTGTCGTACAGTCTCGCCTGTTTGATGACTTCGTACTGCTCCAGGTGTTGTGGCTGCTCTTCCGGTGGCGCAATGTCGCGAATCGACATGGTCAGCAACTCGTCCCGGCTGTAGCCGACCAGTTGGCAGGCGGCAGGATTGACGTCGAGATAGTGCCCCTCGGCGTTGGCCACGAAAATGCCTTCGGGCGCCGCTTCAACGTAGTTCCGGAAGCGCGACTCGGCGGCCAGCAAGGCTGCGGTGTCGGTCATTTTTTGCCGCCAGAAACGGAGCAGCAACCAGGCGGCGACCAAGCTCAGGACAAAAAACACCGCCAGAAACAGCATGACGTTGCGCTTCTCTTCATTCCAGATGTCAAAGTAATCTTGGGGCGCCATGCCGACGTTCAGGACGAATGGCAGGCCGCTGACCCGATGGAGGGCATAGGTTCGTTCAAAGCCATCCGGGGCCTTGCGGGTATGAAAGTTCCCTTGATCGACCCCGGATTCAAACAGGGCAAGGAATTCTTTGGAAACCGTCTTGTCACCAATCTCCCCGCCGGCACCATCAACCGCCGGGAAGCGCGTGACCAGGGCGTGATCGACGTGGCGCAGCACGGCCGAGCCGTGCGGTCCGAGCCGGGGTTTGCCCAGTTGCTCAAAGAAGTGGCTGACCGGCACCGCAGCATTGACAACGCCGGCAAACCTGCCGTCGGGGCTGTGATAGGGACGACTGAAACCGACGACCCAGATCTTTGAGACCTTGCCGATCACCGGCTTGGTGACGACCATCCGTTGGCCGGGGGCGGCCTGTTGTTCGGCAAAAACGGGGCGGTCGGCATAGCTTTCCGGGAGCGATTTGTTCACCCCTTTGCCCCACAGCACCCGTCCCTCTCGGTCCGTGGCCCTGAATCCCTCGACTTCCGGCAGGCGGTCTTTTTGGGCTTTCAGAATGCGATTGACCTCCGCGTCATCCAGGCCGCCTTGTGTCATCTGGTGTTCCAGCGCGTCGACAATGCTGAGCAAGGCCAGATCGATCCGCCGCCCTGAGTCGCCAAGGTTATGGGCGAGCAGCGCCGCCAGATTGGACGTCGTTTCGCGTACCTGCTCGACCGTTCGTTCCTGGCTGTAGATCAGGCTCTGGAGGCCAATCAGCACAATGACCAGATTGGTCAAAAACACCCCGACCACCAGCCAGACCACAAATTTCTTGCTGGGGGCCGATAGGGGAGTGTCGTCGGGCTGGCTGGCGTTCATCATCGATTCTTGATTGGCTAACTCGCTCATTATGCCGGCCAGATTTGCTCTGGCTTGATTTCTGGAAAGGCGCCTTGGGGGGAGGGCTATGCCATCGCGCTGTATTTGAATGCTTTGTCGCGAGTTGTCGGTCGATATCCTACCTTGATTCTCGGGGAAATTGGCGGACAGGGCGATCTCTCCCGGGCGTGCTTGTCGGCAGAAAAAGCCGCCCGAAGGTGGCTTCCACGGTCAACCGGAAAAAACGGCCAAAAATGAAATCGGCTCAGGCGTCGCCAAAATGGCCACGCCCCGGTTTTCTCCCGAACTTTGCGCCGATTCGCAGTCTAAAGAACGCCGAGAGCATTTCTCCCCCCGGTCCTGTCAGCGCTGCACTCCTTCGAATATTCACGGAGACCCACCATGCCGAAATGGATCAACCTGCTGTTTCTGTCCTTCTTTACCGCCGTCGCCGGCGAAGCATTTTTCTTCACCTTCATCGACCCGAAGCTGCTCTACCTGTTCGGCGAGCCGGTGTACTGGAGCCCGATGGTCGTCTACTCGCTCGGCTTCTTCATGTTCTGGGCCCTGACCGGCCTGACCGCAGCGCTGGTCGCCTTGATGCTGAAACCGGGCGCGGAGGTGAACCGGGAAGGGACGCATCGGCCCCATGTGGCCTGACGCTCGCCGAATCCTCTAGGGTGTATCGGCGTAGCGCCGGCGGATGTCCTCGACTTGCGGAATCAAGTCGAGGAACAGCTCGAGCAAATCCGGATCAAAAATGCTGCCGGATTGGGCGCGCATGAAGTCGACTGCTTCGACCGTACTCCAGGCGTGTTTATAAGGCCGCTCGCTGGTCAGTGCGTCGAACACATCGGCGATCGTCACGATGCGTCCTTCGAGCGGAATTCCATCGCCGGCGAGCCCGTGCGGATAGCCGCTGCCATCCCATTTTTCGTGGTGGGTCAGGGCGACGATCCGGGCCATTTGCAGGAGTTCGGATGGATGGTCACCGATGATCTCGGCGCCGATGAGCGGGTGCGTTTTCATCAAGGCCCACTCCTCGGGGTCAAGCGGGCCGGGCTTGATGAGGACGCGGTCGGGAATGCCGATTTTTCCGATATCGTGCATCGGCGCCGCATTGAGCAACAGGTTGGCCTGGCGCTCGGAAACGCCGGCGGCACGGGCCAGCAGGCGCGATGATTTGCTCATGCGAATGACGTGCATGCCGGTCTCGTTATCCCGGTATTCGGCCGCCCGGCCTAGCCGGCGGACGATCTCGATACGCGTCTCGTCCAGTTCGCGGGTGCGCTCCTGGACCAGGCGCTCCAGACTATGGCTGCGGTTATGGCGTTCAATATGGAGCTGGACGCGCAGCCTGACGATGGAGGCATGGCAGGGCTTGTGGAGAAAATCGACGGCGCCCAGTTCGAGCCCTCTGGTTTCATCCTGGACTTCGGTCAGCGCGGTCACGAAAATGACCGGAATCTCCCGCGTGACGATGTCCGCCTTGAGTCGCCGGCAGACCTCGTAGCCATCCATTCCCGGCATCATGACATCGAGCAGGATCAGGTCGAACTGCTGCTGCCGGACTATCTCGAGCGCATCGGCCCCGCTCGTGGCAAACAGCACGCGATAGTTATCGCGCAGCATGCCAGCCAGTGTTGAAATGTTTTCGGGAATGTCATCGACGACGAGTATGGTGCCCATCAGGTTTCGTTCCATCGCCTCACTCATCTCAGTTGCCTTGGCTGGGCGCCGACAATATTTCCTGCAGCTTCGCCAGTTTGCTTGCCGCCAACGGGTAGTCATAGCGGTCGATGGCCTGGCGGACACCATCCCAGGCAGTTCGACTGGCCGAATTGGCAAAGTAGGGCGAAATCTTTTCCGCCAGGTCGTCAGCCGCCGTATCGTGCAGTTTGAGCAGTTCAGCCAGTCTGGCCAGCAAGGCTGTCGTCCTTTCGCTATCGACCGCTGAAGCTTCCGATAAACCATTGCCGGCGTCAATCAGCCGATCAATCTCGGCCAGTCCGCTCGTTACCTGGTGCAGTAGCTCAAGAAGTTGCGGTAAATGCGTATCGCATTTGGCTGTGTCGTGGGCGGCCGCCGCAACTTCCAGGGCTGCGGCGGATTCGCCAAGGTCGGTGGCGCCGACGGTGTGGGCGACACCTTTGAGCGAATGGGCCAGTCGCGAGGCCGTCAGACAGTCACCGGCCGCCTGTGCCGCCCTGAACTGCGGCGCAAAACTTTGCCCCTGCGTATCGCGGAACTGCTTGAGAACCCGGAGCAGCAGCGGTAGCCGGCCACCGACATGGGCCAGTCCGATCGCGACGTTGATACCGGGAAATACCGGCAGGGAATTTTCTGCCGCAGGAAGGCTTTTGGGTTTTATTTCATTCGTCGCGGCGGCAGGCATGTCCGGGAAACATTGCGCCATTTGTTCGTAGAGAACATCCATGCGGACCGGTTTGGGGACGTGCGAATTCATGCCGGCTGCCCGGCAAGCCTCCTTGTCCTCAACCATCGCATTGGCGGTCAGGGCAATGATCTTGATTTTCTGCCAGGCCGGGTTTTCACGAAGTTTACGGGTGGCCGTAAAGCCATCCATCACCGGCATCTGGCAATCCATCAGGATCAGGTCCGGCACTTTGCGCGACACCGCCTCGAGTGCTTCAGCGCCATTCGAGGCCAGGCGTAGGGTGATGCCGACATCGGCCAGCAAGGCGCAGATGACTTCCTGATTCACCTCGATGTCCTCGACCAGCAGGATGTCCAGATGGCGGAATCTTGACCATTGCCGGCCCGCCGCCTTGCGCCGGTCAGGGGTGGGCGCCTCCTGGGCGGCTACCCCCAAACAGCGCGCCAGTTCAACATAGACATGGCGAGCACTGACCGGTTTGGCGAGCAGGCTGTCGATTTCGTGGCTGATCTCCTGCAGTTCTTCCTGATGACTGTAGGCGGTCACGAGGATCATCGGCGGTGCTGAATTCAGCGATGAGAGCGCTGTACGCAAGCGGCGAATGGTCTCGATCCCGTCTACCCCGGGCATCCGCCAGTCGACCAGGCAGGCCAGATAGCGGGCGCTGTCGTCCGCCGCCAGGGCCAGCGCGGCTTCGGCGCAATCGACAGCCCGCACTTTCAGGCCAAGTCTTCCAATGATCTGCTCGAGGAGTTGCCGGGCAATCGGACTGTCGTCGACCACCATCACCGGGCGGTCAGCGTATTCGGCCAGCCGCGTTGCCAAGGCGGCGACCCCGGAGCGGCGGTCGAGCCCCAGGTTGGAAAATCTGGTCGTGAAATGGAAAGTGCTGCCTTCGCCGGGGGCGCTGACGACCCATATCCGCCCTCCCATCCTTTCCACGAGGTGGCGCGAAATGGCCAGGCCCAGCCCCGTGCCGCCGTAGCGGCGCGTTGTCGAGACATCGGCCTGGGTAAACGGCTGGAAGAGTTTTTCAACCTGCTCCGGTGACATGCCAATGCCTTCATCGCGAACCGCAAAGTGCAGTTCGGCCCAGTCGGTATCGAGGCGTGTTGTTTCAACCGTGACGACGACATTGCCGCCCACCGAAAACTTCAAGGCATTGGTGACCAGATTGGTGAGGACCTGCCCGAGCCGCAACGCATCGCCCCCCAGCAGATGCGAGTCATTGTCGATGTCGTAACTCAGTTCAATGCCCTGATTCTCGGCACGCAGCGCGGTGACGGCAGAAAGCTGGTCGAAAACGGTTTCCAGGACGAATGGCAGGTTTTCCATCTGCAGCATGCCGGCCTCGATCTTCGAGAAGTCGAGAATGTCGTCGATGATGTGAAGCAGGGCGTCCGAAGCCGCCTTGATCTTGGCCAGATAGTTCCGCTGGCGGTCATTCAAGGCGGTTTCGAGGCACAGGTCGGCCATGCCGATGATGGCGTTCATCGGCGTGCGAATCTCGTGGCTCATGTTGGCCAGGAAGGAGCTCTTGGCCTGCGTGGCGGCCTCCGCCTCATCGGCCCGATGGGCCAGTTCGGCTTCCATCTGACGCTGGGGCTTGATATCCCGCGAGAATCCGACGGTCCCGATGACGGTCATGTCGGCATCGAGAATCGGGGCCCGGAAGGTCTCGTAGCAGGTGTCCGGGTGATCGGGCAGGGCGTCTTCGATCGTCTTCCGGGTGCGGGTGGCGATCACTTCCAGATCTTCGGCGCGATAGCGCTCCGCCGCCGCCCGGGGCCAGACATCGAAATCGGATTTGCCCAGCAAGGCCTCCCTGCTCAGGCCGGCCACCTGGGCATAGGCCTTGTTCACTGCCATGAAATTTCCCGCCACATCCTTGAGCCAGGCCATGTGCGGAATCGTGTCGATCATCGCCTGCAAGGATTGGGTCTGGTAGCGTACTTCCCGGGTCCTGGCCTCGACCAGTTCCTCGAGGTGCTGGCGGTGGTGTTGCAGCTCCTCGGCATTGCGTTTGAACTCGGTAACGTCCTGCTGCACCGCGACGTAATGGGTGATCGAGCCATCGCTCTGGCGAATCGGCGCAATGATCGAAAGTTCGATGTATTCGCTGCCGTCCTTGCGCCGGTTGCAGAGTTCTCCCCGCCAACTGGCGCCACGCCTGAGCGTCTGCCAAAGATCGGCATAAACCTCGGGAGGCGTTTGGCCGGAGCGCAGCAAGCTGGGTTTCTGGCCAAGCGCCTCGTCACGGCTGTAGCCGGTTCTTTCGACGAAGGCGTCGTTCACATACTCGATTTCAGCATCGAGATTGGTGATGATGATGCTTTCCGGGCTCTGCTCGACGGCGAGCGAGAGCTTGCGCAGCATCAAGTCCTTTTCCCGGAGCGGCCGCAGATCGAGATAGCTGACGATAAAGCCCGCCAGCTTGCCCTCGCCTTCCTTGATCGCCCCCACATTGGCAACGAAGGGAATGCGTCGACCATCCCGGGTCAGCCGTTCGACTTCTGCGCTCCAGGTTCCCGTTTGCAGAATCCTCTCAATGGCCTCGGCATGAACCTGTTTCTCGGTTTCCGTTGGCGGCACCAGGGTGCTAACCGGTTTGCCGATAAGATCGTCCAACTCATAACCGAACACCTGGGTGAAGGCCGGGTTGATATAGGTGACGCGGGTATCGGCATCGGCGATCAACAGCGGTTGTGCGGACTGACGCACGGCCTCGCTAAAGAGATAGCGCTGGTACTCGGCAGCCTTGCGTTCGGTAATGTCAAAGAAGGAGGCGAGAAATCCGCCGTTGGAGACGATGCCGGAAATGACCGCTGAGCGAACGTCTCCACTCTTGCTTCTGATTTCATATTCGGCAGCCGGAATGTCGGTGCCTTCATTGTGGGCATTGTTGACCGCCGCACCCCATTTCGAGCGAACCCAGGCGGCATAGGCGGGGTCCGGATAAGCCTGCTGCCACCAGGCATCCAGCGTCGGCACGTCGCTGATGGTATAGCCGAACAGTTGGCTGAAGTGCTCGTTGAGATCGAGCACGGTGCCCTCGGCATCGACCAGGGCCATGGGTACCGGGGCGTGTTGAAACAAGGTGCGGAAACGCTGCTCGCTGAGTTCCAGTAATTTTTCCGCCTGCTTGCGCCCGGTGATGTCCTGGACCGTGCCGTGCAGGTTGATGACTTTGCCGTCGGCATCGCGCAGGGCCTTGCCACGGGCGGTGATCCAGCGGTGACTGCCGTCGGGACGCACGACTTCAGCGTCGCATTCGTAGGTATCTCCCTCGGCCAAGCCTTTCTCGACGCTGCTTGAGAGATGGTTCCAGCTCTCCGGGGTAAAGTACATCTGGACCTCGGGGTAGCTTGCCGGCGGCAAGCTGCGGTCACGGCCGTAGATCAGATAAATTTCGTCCGACCACCAGTGGGCATCCGTTTGCAGATCCCATTTCCAGTTGCCTATCCTGGCCAGATCCTGTGCTTCCCTGAGCGCTGACTCGCTTTCCTGCAGCGTTGCCTCGGCCTGCGCGCGGGCTGTGACATCCCTTGAAATCCCGAACAGGCCGACGATTTTCCCCGAGCTGTCAAAGACCGGTCCTTTGGTCACCTCGAAGACGAGGCTCCTGCCTTCATGCGTCGTCAGGCATTCCTCATGGGTTTGCGTGCGGCCCGCAGCGAGGATCGCCTGATCGGTTTCGACAATTGTCCGGGCCGAGCTGTCCGGGAAAAGGAAGTGGTCGTCGCGGCCGATGATTTCCTTGATCGACTTGCCAACGAATGCCGCGGCCGCGCCATTGACCAGTTGGTATCGCCCGTGCAGATCCTTGACGAAAACCGCATCCGAGGTTCCGGAAACCACCGCGCCCAGCAGGCGACGATCAACTTCGCCCGTCGCCAGTGAGCGGCGCAAGGCTTCGCCGAGCAGGCTGACGGCAACGCCGTTGACGATCAGGAAGCTCCATTGAAACAGATACTGCTCGCTTTCGATGGCCAGACTGCCGATCGGCGGGATCGCCTGGTAGTTGACGCATAGCGCGGCAAGCACGGTCGCCAGCAGGCCAGGCCCGGTGCCGCCAAGCAGTGCACTGAGGATAATCGGAAGCATGAACAGGATCATCATCGGCCGGTCGCCGAGGGTGGCCACCATGTTGTGACGCAGCACCAGCATGGCCAGTGTGACCACAATTGCAAACCCGTAGGTCAGCCAGCGCGGCCGCTGGCCGGGTGTTACCCCGGTGGCGAAAGTCTCGAGCAGCGAGTCGGTACCGGCTGCCCGCGCTGCCGGCACGGCGCGCAAGGCGAAGAAAAATACGGTCGCGGTGACAACGACAAACAGAATGCCCTTGGCAGTAGAAAGCCAAACGATCGACTCGATGTCGGCAAATAACGAGAGCAACTGGTCAGAGAGAAAAATCCAGGCACTGGCGAGAACTGCGTAAGCCGCGGTGGTGAACAGGATGAATCTGTCTCGAGCCGTATTGTCCATTGGTCAGCCTGTGGAAAAACCCCTGATTTGCGCATGTTAGCAAGCAAATGAAAAAAATACGCCAACCCGGATTTGCCGGATAAGGCGGTGCCACGAGCCTTATTCCCAATGGTTTAGACGCCTGTCATTAAAGCCGGTTTTTGTCGATCGCTTGTCTATTGAGTTGAGGACACGCCGCTTGGTTCCTGAGTCCTTTGTCTGGCCGAGCGAAGACACTTTCCGGACGCAAAAAAGCCGCCCGCAGGCGGCTTTCACGGTCAACCGGAAATTTCGGCTTATTTCACAATCTGGTTGAGCTCGCCCTTGGCGTAACGCTCGGCCATCTTTTCCAGCGGCATGGCCTTGATCTGGCTGGCGCGGCCGGCGCAGCCGAAGGCTTCGAAGCGGGCCAGGCAGATTTTCTTGGCTGCTTCGCGGGCCGGCTTGAGGTAGTCGCGCGGGTCGAACTTGGACGGGTTTTCGAACAGGTAGCGGCGGATAGCGCCGGTCATGGCGAGGCGGATGTCGGTGTCGATGTTGACCTTGCGTACGCCGTGGGCGATGCCCTTGACGATTTCCTCGACCGGCACGCCGTAGGTTTCCTTCATGTCGCCGCCGAATTCGCGGATTTCGGCGAGCAGTTCCTGCGGCACGCTGGACGAGCCGTGCATGACGAGGTGGGTGTTCGGG contains:
- a CDS encoding PAS domain S-box protein, yielding MDNTARDRFILFTTAAYAVLASAWIFLSDQLLSLFADIESIVWLSTAKGILFVVVTATVFFFALRAVPAARAAGTDSLLETFATGVTPGQRPRWLTYGFAIVVTLAMLVLRHNMVATLGDRPMMILFMLPIILSALLGGTGPGLLATVLAALCVNYQAIPPIGSLAIESEQYLFQWSFLIVNGVAVSLLGEALRRSLATGEVDRRLLGAVVSGTSDAVFVKDLHGRYQLVNGAAAAFVGKSIKEIIGRDDHFLFPDSSARTIVETDQAILAAGRTQTHEECLTTHEGRSLVFEVTKGPVFDSSGKIVGLFGISRDVTARAQAEATLQESESALREAQDLARIGNWKWDLQTDAHWWSDEIYLIYGRDRSLPPASYPEVQMYFTPESWNHLSSSVEKGLAEGDTYECDAEVVRPDGSHRWITARGKALRDADGKVINLHGTVQDITGRKQAEKLLELSEQRFRTLFQHAPVPMALVDAEGTVLDLNEHFSQLFGYTISDVPTLDAWWQQAYPDPAYAAWVRSKWGAAVNNAHNEGTDIPAAEYEIRSKSGDVRSAVISGIVSNGGFLASFFDITERKAAEYQRYLFSEAVRQSAQPLLIADADTRVTYINPAFTQVFGYELDDLIGKPVSTLVPPTETEKQVHAEAIERILQTGTWSAEVERLTRDGRRIPFVANVGAIKEGEGKLAGFIVSYLDLRPLREKDLMLRKLSLAVEQSPESIIITNLDAEIEYVNDAFVERTGYSRDEALGQKPSLLRSGQTPPEVYADLWQTLRRGASWRGELCNRRKDGSEYIELSIIAPIRQSDGSITHYVAVQQDVTEFKRNAEELQHHRQHLEELVEARTREVRYQTQSLQAMIDTIPHMAWLKDVAGNFMAVNKAYAQVAGLSREALLGKSDFDVWPRAAAERYRAEDLEVIATRTRKTIEDALPDHPDTCYETFRAPILDADMTVIGTVGFSRDIKPQRQMEAELAHRADEAEAATQAKSSFLANMSHEIRTPMNAIIGMADLCLETALNDRQRNYLAKIKAASDALLHIIDDILDFSKIEAGMLQMENLPFVLETVFDQLSAVTALRAENQGIELSYDIDNDSHLLGGDALRLGQVLTNLVTNALKFSVGGNVVVTVETTRLDTDWAELHFAVRDEGIGMSPEQVEKLFQPFTQADVSTTRRYGGTGLGLAISRHLVERMGGRIWVVSAPGEGSTFHFTTRFSNLGLDRRSGVAALATRLAEYADRPVMVVDDSPIARQLLEQIIGRLGLKVRAVDCAEAALALAADDSARYLACLVDWRMPGVDGIETIRRLRTALSSLNSAPPMILVTAYSHQEELQEISHEIDSLLAKPVSARHVYVELARCLGVAAQEAPTPDRRKAAGRQWSRFRHLDILLVEDIEVNQEVICALLADVGITLRLASNGAEALEAVSRKVPDLILMDCQMPVMDGFTATRKLRENPAWQKIKIIALTANAMVEDKEACRAAGMNSHVPKPVRMDVLYEQMAQCFPDMPAAATNEIKPKSLPAAENSLPVFPGINVAIGLAHVGGRLPLLLRVLKQFRDTQGQSFAPQFRAAQAAGDCLTASRLAHSLKGVAHTVGATDLGESAAALEVAAAAHDTAKCDTHLPQLLELLHQVTSGLAEIDRLIDAGNGLSEASAVDSERTTALLARLAELLKLHDTAADDLAEKISPYFANSASRTAWDGVRQAIDRYDYPLAASKLAKLQEILSAPSQGN